Below is a window of Desulfurellaceae bacterium DNA.
GCCAGCCTCAAGGTCTTTGGCCTGGCTTCGCGGGCGCCCAAGGATCCCCGCGCGCCGCAAAACCTGCTGCCGGTCGGCGGCCTCGAACGTCAGCTGCGGCGCCGGCTGGGCGACCCGCAACTGGTTCGCCGGGGGATTGAAAAAGCCCTGCTGCGTGGCCAGCAGGGCTTATAAAGGACACACACTATGGGCAGAGTCATCGGCACCCAGGACGCCACCCCGCTGGAGTTCTGGGTCTTGCTGGAAGAGGGCGAAGCCGTTCAGGTCGACGAGGCGGTGGTGGTCGAAACCGACTCGCCACAGGGTCCGCTCAAACTGTTCGGCATGGTGGACATGATCCGTTCACGCCACCAGGGCTCGACCTTTGACTCGGATGTGGTTGAGGCCGAGAACGGCCTGCCGGTCGAACTGTCGGTTGCCGCCCATGTCAAAGTCACCCGCCTGATCCCCGAGTACTATTATCCCCCGCTGCCGGGCAATACGGTCCGCACGGTCAAGGATGACGAGTTCGCCCAAGCCCTGTTCATGGACAAGATGGAGCGCAAGTTCCCGATTGGCCTGTCTTTGTCCGGCAAAGAGGTGGTGTACGGCAACCTCGACTTTCTGAACGGCCGCAAAGGCGCGCATATGAATATCAGCGGCGTGTCGGGCATTGCGACCAAGACGACCTACGCGACGTTTCTGTTGCACAGCCTGCTGCACTGCGGGCAGCTGAGCGACGCGAAAAATACCCACGCCATTATCTTTAATGTCAAAGGCGAGGACCTGCTGTTCCTGGACAAAGCCAGCAATGCCATCGATGTCGAAGACGAGACCCTGTACGCAAAAATGGGCCTGCCGGCCGCGCCGTTTGATTCGGTCCAGTTCTATGTGCCACCGACGGAAAACGCGCGGGGGCCGCTCATGCCCAAGGTCGGCTCGCGCCGGGCCGACGAGGTCACGCCCTACTTCTGGACCGTCCGGGATTTTTGCCAGCAGCGCCTGCTGCGCTATCTGTTTTCTGAAGGCGGGGAAGATGCCTCACTGCTATCGGCCCTGACCTACCAGGTTGAACGGAAACTTCTTGAAGCCGCCGAAGACGCCAAGAAAGACGGCCCGGGTCCGGGCGTGTTTCTGCCGCTTGGCCAAGAAGAGGAAAGCAACGGGGAGGGAAGCGCGGCGCCTGTGACCGAGATTCGCGATTTCCCGACCCTTCTGCGAGCGATGGAGACGGCGGCGAGTGCAACCAGCCACTCGCCAGGTACGGTCGGCGCGTTCATGCGCCGTCTGTACAGCGCAGAAGATAAGGTCTCGTATCTGATCCGCGACCCCGAGGACGCCGACGCGACCCGGCACGCGATCAACTGGCGCAACAGGCAGGTGACCGTGGTCA
It encodes the following:
- a CDS encoding ATP-binding protein, with protein sequence MGRVIGTQDATPLEFWVLLEEGEAVQVDEAVVVETDSPQGPLKLFGMVDMIRSRHQGSTFDSDVVEAENGLPVELSVAAHVKVTRLIPEYYYPPLPGNTVRTVKDDEFAQALFMDKMERKFPIGLSLSGKEVVYGNLDFLNGRKGAHMNISGVSGIATKTTYATFLLHSLLHCGQLSDAKNTHAIIFNVKGEDLLFLDKASNAIDVEDETLYAKMGLPAAPFDSVQFYVPPTENARGPLMPKVGSRRADEVTPYFWTVRDFCQQRLLRYLFSEGGEDASLLSALTYQVERKLLEAAEDAKKDGPGPGVFLPLGQEEESNGEGSAAPVTEIRDFPTLLRAMETAASATSHSPGTVGAFMRRLYSAEDKVSYLIRDPEDADATRHAINWRNRQVTVVSLSGLYEVGKSFVVGSVLQQIQQEKEATGSAEPLCFIVVDELNRYAPRDGWSPIRERLLEIAERGRSSGTILIGAQQTASEVERRIVANPAFRIVGRLDAAEAERAEYGFLPPSLRQRAAILTSGRMIVSQPDIPTPVPILFPMPAWATRAEEQRLPKPNLKLARVRESEY